Proteins encoded together in one Quercus lobata isolate SW786 chromosome 3, ValleyOak3.0 Primary Assembly, whole genome shotgun sequence window:
- the LOC115978782 gene encoding hydrophobic protein RCI2B-like yields MADEGTATCIDILLAIILPPLGVFLKFGCQIEFWICLLLTLFGYLPGIIYAVYAITK; encoded by the exons ATGGCTGATGAAGGCACAGCTACTTGCATTGATATCCTCTTGGCCATTATTTTGCCTCCTCTTGGTGTTTTCCTCAAGTTTGGTTGCCAG ATCGagttttggatttgtttgttgCTGACCCTTTTCGGCTATCTCCCTGGGATTATTTATGCTGTCTATGCCATCACCAAGTGA